Proteins from a single region of Trypanosoma brucei brucei TREU927 chromosome 7, complete sequence:
- a CDS encoding GTP-binding protein, putative, which produces MRRCIPASVLRRVLLLQTRLVSTNTQTPPSGCATKIQNESPMNGSFNLPRERQILGGLHADWRTQMKRSGSILNDITPALPDTKRTEEQRRRVAGWRPVVKLLGDQRLRIAIVGRMNSGKSSLFNLLRLEPTVPGRSNVVRDFDGITRDSVEGQAQLEGMHFTIIDTPGMVQGRMVEEAFRTVETADAAIFVTAVDEDIMPEELSLMQYLHLKHMPVVLLANKMDLIQEEEEEAVLDRYNSLGFGNAIPFSARRKSGLEMLAAVLEPLYHIHAMHKVENDWDIEDLAMQGDESAMEEIRERNCSDRFIRIAIVGRTNSGKSSLVNRLVGFERNRAVDEKNSTRDPVELPCSYKGRKLKLIDTAGLARHRYRADRDFIGRIHGLSVNEIRFAHVVIVVFDATEGHPNKYDMAVLHSVAAEGRPFLLCANKWDAVLDQSATAEAIDFKIKRQVREVKYSNAVVVSAHTGLNLTLLMDQALELYDKWNKRVRRAELTRLWRKMEKSVIIPYHVARIGRITQVNTRPPTFLLQLQTKNDSNTLPKALQEMMKNTLVEEFDFRGVPIRLIQEVKDSNPDYI; this is translated from the coding sequence ATGAGACGCTGCATCCCTGCATCTGTGCTTCGTCGagttctgctgctgcaaacGCGACTTGTGTCTACGAATACGCAAACGCCACCATCAGGTTGTGCAACAAAAATACAGAATGAATCACCGATGAACGGTTCATTTAATTTGCCGCGTGAGCGACAGATCCTCGGCGGGCTTCATGCGGACTGGCGCACTCAAATGAAACGCTCCGGTTCTATTCTCAACGACATCACACCGGCACTCCCTGATACTAAGCGAACCGAGGAGCAGCGTCGTCGAGTTGCAGGGTGGAGGCCGGTGGTGAAACTACTGGGGGATCAGCGTTTGCGCATTGCCATTGTGGGGCGCATGAACAGCGGTAAGTCCTCGTTATTCAACCTGCTCCGCCTGGAACCCACCGTGCCTGGTCGTAGTAATGTTGTGCGTGACTTCGATGGCATAACTCGTGACTCGGTTGAGGGTCAGGCACAACTGGAAGGGATGCATTTCACTATTATTGACACACCAGGAATGGTGCAGGGACGAATGGTTGAGGAGGCGTTTCGCACGGTGGAAACCGCCGATGCAGCAATCTTTGTGACCGCTGTTGATGAGGACATTATGCCTGAAGAATTAAGCCTTATGCAATATCTTCATCTCAAACATATGCCGGTGGTGTTGTTGGCTAACAAGATGGATCTCAtacaggaggaagaggaagaggcggTGCTCGACCGCTACAACTCGCTTGGATTTGGAAATGCCATCCCTTTCTCTGCAAGGCGTAAGTCGGGGCTGGAGATGCTTGCTGCTGTGCTAGAGCCGTTATATCATATCCACGCCATGCATAAGGTGGAAAATGATTGGGACATTGAAGATCTGGCAATGCAGGGTGATGAGAGTGCGATGGAGGAGATTCGGGAACGAAATTGCAGCGATCGTTTTATCCGCATCGCCATCGTTGGAAGGACAAATAGTGGTAAGTCGAGTTTAGTAAACAGACTGGTGGGGTTTGAACGGAATCGAGCCGTAGATGAGAAAAATTCCACGCGCGATCCCGTGGAGCTGCCATGCAGTTACAAAGGTCGTAAGCTCAAGTTAATTGACACTGCTGGACTGGCACGCCATCGCTACCGTGCCGATCGTGATTTTATCGGACGTATTCACGGATTGTCTGTCAATGAGATTCGTTTTGCCCACGTTGTTATTGTGGTGTTTGATGCAACGGAGGGTCATCCTAATAAGTACGACATGGCCGTCCTTCACTCCGTAGCCGCTGAGGGGAGACCTTTTCTATTGTGCGCAAACAAATGGGACGCTGTACTGGATCAAAGCGCTACTGCGGAAGCCATTGACTTTAAGATTAAGCGACAAGTGCGGGAGGTAAAATATAGCAATGCGGTTGTGGTGTCCGCGCACACTGGGCTGAACCTTACTCTGCTGATGGACCAAGCACTCGAGTTATATGATAAATGGAATAAACGTGTTCGACGAGCGGAGCTGACTCGCCtttggaggaaaatggaaaaatctGTTATCATTCCTTATCACGTGGCGCGGATTGGTCGAATAACGCAGGTAAATACGAGACCTCCAACGTTTCTCTTGCAgttacaaacaaaaaatgattCCAACACGTTACCAAAGGCTCTTCAGGAAATGATGAAGAACACACTTGTCGAGGAGTTTGACTTCCGCGGGGTACCGATTCGACTAATACAGGAGGTAAAGGATTCCAACCCTGACTACATCTAA
- a CDS encoding silent information regulator 2 (identical to GB:AAC73004.1 and AF102869: Sir2 homolog {Trypanosoma brucei}(PMID:14592982)), whose translation MTEPKLATTHVVGEPTFEGLARFIERNNITKIFVMVGAGISVAAGIPDFRSPHTGLYAKLSRYNLNSPEDAFSLPLLRQQPSVFYNILMDMDLWPGKYCPTTVHHFISLLAKKGMLLCCCTQNIDGLERACGIPESLLVEAHGSFSSASCVDCHAKYDINMARAETRAGKVPHCNQCGGIVKPDVVFFGENLPEAFFNVAGLIEETELLLILGTSLQVHPFADLALMVPSDVPRVLFNLERVGGRMFRFPTDRTPNFRASSYRLSTGNGNGSKISSGDSSNSSSVDGYDQFTLAENDETGVLRDIFFPGDCQVSVRSFAQALGFGEQLDASVREGREIFERTRRREKVVEG comes from the coding sequence ATGACAGAACCGAAGTTAGCAACCACGCACGTAGTGGGTGAACCCACCTTCGAAGGACTGGCACGTTTCATTGAGCGAAACAACATCACCAAAATATTTGTTATGGTGGGCGCAGGGATAAGCGTTGCAGCTGGAATCCCCGACTTCCGCTCTCCCCACACCGGCTTGTACGCTAAACTCAGTCGCTACAATCTCAACTCACCGGAGGACGCCTTCTCACTCCCTCTCTTGCGTCAACAACCAAGTGTGTTTTACAACATTCTGATGGATATGGACCTCTGGCCCGGGAAGTATTGTCCTACGACGGTTCACCACTTTATCAGTCTACTCGCCAAGAAGGGCATGTTATTATGCTGTTGTACGCAGAACATAGACGGGTTGGAACGCGCCTGCGGAATTCCAGAGTCTTTACTAGTTGAAGCCCATGgttccttctcttccgcATCATGTGTTGACTGTCACGCGAAATATGACATCAACATGGCGAGGGCGGAGACAAGGGCTGGAAAAGTGCCTCATTGCAATCAATGTGGTGGTATAGTGAAACCCGACGTGGTTTTCTTTGGCGAGAATCTCCCGGAGGCGTTTTTTAACGTAGCGGGACTCATTGAGGAAACGGAATTGCTGCTTATTTTGGGAACCTCACTTCAAGTCCACCCATTTGCCGACCTTGCGCTCATGGTGCCCTCTGACGTGCCACGAGTGTTGTTTAACTTGGAGCGCGTGGGCGGGAGGATGTTCCGCTTTCCTACGGACCGAACACCCAATTTCCGCGCCAGTTCCTATCGTCTCAGCACTGGAAATGGCAATGGCAGTAAAATTAGCAGtggggacagcagcaacagcagcagcgtcGACGGGTATGACCAGTTTACGCTCGCAGAGAATGACGAGACGGGCGTGTTGCGtgacattttctttcctggtGACTGTCAGGTGTCTGTTCGTTCCTTTGCCCAGGCGTTGGGCTTCGGAGAGCAGCTTGACGCCTCTGTAcgtgagggaagggaaatatttGAGCGCACTCGGCGTAGGGAAAAAGTCGTTGAGGGTTAA
- a CDS encoding eukaryotic peptide chain release factor subunit 1, putative, with amino-acid sequence MRLLKKSVTAEGAVEVKLQVSTSEDLWHLYNLVLPGDQVRTNTRRKVVKETSIGSQAAEVRTITLQLQVRNTEFSPDELRVQGVNVKENECVKLGAHHTLSVHAFPPQDVVILKDEWNDVFAARLKEACDNESRADTVAVLMDSGTASVLLVTPSFMYTKAKIEVSIAKKHKNDGTARDRSIQRFFKQVLDALCMHVDFDKAKLILICSPAHVREEFKAYVEAAMAHSEAMAMRNLRKNFSKIVLIKVRDNTNDALREAFADPNIANQMESTRCRDEIKVWQDFQKTMDEDPDRCVYTPQMVYRAAMLGAVGKLMVSDVVFRSEDPTVRRFYLSLIRFVRQGGGGVSVFSSNHVTGEQLTQLGFVAAILHFPCDELDDLEVVENFIDSEEAATFIRENAAASVVV; translated from the coding sequence ATGCGCTTGTTGAAAAAGTCGGTGACAGCAGAAGGTGCTGTGGAGGTAAAGTTGCAAGTAAGTACCAGTGAAGATTTGTGGCATTTATATAATTTGGTGCTTCCAGGAGACCAGGTACGCACGAACACAAGACGAAAGGTTGTGAAGGAAACTTCTATAGGATCACAGGCTGCGGAGGTGCGAACAATTACATTACAGTTACAGGTACGCAACACAGAGTTCTCTCCTGATGAGCTACGCGTTCAGGGAGTTAACGTTAAGGAGAATGAATGCGTAAAGTTGGGTGCACATCACACACTTTCAGTACACGCATTTCCACCGCAGGATGTTGTGATTTTGAAGGATGAGTGGAATGATGTATTCGCTGCACGTCTGAAGGAAGCGTGCGATAATGAGTCGCGAGCAGACACAGTGGCAGTTTTGATGGACAGTGGTACTGCATCCGTTCTCCTGGTAACTCCTTCCTTCATGTacacaaaagcaaagatTGAGGTGTCCATAGCCAAGAAACATAAGAACGATGGAACCGCACGGGATAGGAGCATTCAGCGGTTCTTCAAACAAGTGTTGGACGCCCTCTGCATGCACGTAGACTTTGATAAGGCTAAGTTGATCCTTATTTGCTCTCCGGCGCATGTGCGGGAGGAATTCAAAGCGTATGTAGAAGCCGCAATGGCTCATTCTGAGGCTATGGCTATGCGCAACCTCCGCAAAAACTTTTCTAAGATAGTGTTAATAAAGGTGAGAGACAATACGAACGACGCCCTTCGTGAGGCGTTCGCGGATCCTAACATTGCAAATCAGATGGAATCTACACGATGCCGTGACGAGATAAAAGTGTGGCAGGACTTTCAGAAGACGATGGATGAGGATCCAGACCGCTGCGTATATACGCCACAAATGGTTTACAGAGCGGCGATGTTAGGGGCTGTGGGAAAACTTATGGTGAGTGACGTTGTGTTTCGCTCTGAAGACCCCACAGTGCGTCGCTTTTACCTTTCACTCATTCGTTTTGTGCGGCagggcggtggtggtgttagTGTTTTTTCTAGTAACCACGTCACTGGCGAGCAGTTAACGCAGTTGGGGTTTGTTGCAGCtattcttcatttcccctgTGATGAACTTGATGATCTGGAGGTGGTGGAAAATTTTATCGACAGCGAGGAAGCCGCAACCTTCATTCGGGAAAATGCTGCGGCAAGTGTAGTTGTGTAA
- a CDS encoding HIRA-interacting protein 5, putative (similar to HIRA-interacting protein 5 (CGI-33). (Swiss-Prot:Q9UMS0) [Homo sapiens;]), translated as MIKFTLRYFAVSSSTFYRLPRRMSTPTTRWAAFCALYSHRELLLCTICRGVCSGKSSQRSIVVEKNETPNPDCLRFYSMELSFLPPGRSLDLPDAQHAGKSPLAELLFSISGVQSVFLADEYITVGKVPHVDWGSLVPQIQECIVEFAESGVGVLSEEGEACFVDNNNDTDPEDDDDEVVLAVKELLSARIRPLLRADGGNVRYISMDDGTVFVLLEGACKSCPSSGVTLKNGIERMLMHWIPEVVEVQECTDEMASDLLAEKELRRKLKKDEVSASQSN; from the coding sequence ATGATAAAGTTCACTCTGCGGTACTTCGCAGTAAGTAGCTCGACATTTTATCGGCTTCCTCGTCGAATGAGTACGCCAACTACGCGTTGGGCGGCGTTCTGCGCGTTGTATTCCCATCGTGAACTTCTGCTTTGTACGATCTGTCGAGGTGTTTGCTCCGGGAAATCAAGCCAGCGCTCTATTGTGGTTGAGAAGAATGAAACTCCTAACCCTGATTGCCTTCGGTTCTACTCGATGGAGCTGTCATTCCTTCCTCCTGGTCGGTCTTTAGACCTTCCAGATGCTCAGCACGCCGGCAAATCGCCATTAGCTGAGTTGCTGTTCAGCATCAGCGGAGTACAGTCGGTTTTCCTTGCGGATGAATATATCACTGTAGGCAAAGTTCCCCATGTGGATTGGGGTTCCCTCGTACCGCAGATACAAGAGTGTATCGTTGAGTTTGCCGAGAGCGGCGTGGGTGTTCTCTCCGAGGAGGGAGAGGCATGTTTTGTCGACAACAATAACGATACTGATCcagaggatgatgatgatgaggtaGTGCTTGCAGTGAAGGAGTTGCTCTCTGCTCGTATACGGCCGCTTCTTCGAGCAGACGGGGGTAATGTTCGTTACATTAGCATGGATGACGGAACAGTTTTCGTGCTGCTGGAGGGCGCATGCAAGTCCTGTCCATCATCTGGAGTTACGCTCAAGAATGGAATTGAGCGCATGCTCATGCACTGGATACCTGAGGTAGTTGAGGTGCAAGAGTGCACAGATGAGATGGCGAGTGATTTACTGGCGGAAAAGGAACTTCGAAGGAAATTGAAGAAGGATGAGGTGAGCGCCTCACAATCAAACTAG
- a CDS encoding 60S ribosomal protein L7, putative, producing MPAKAVPAPESAIKRAAFKQQQTENFKKAIAANKVAAAALKKLAYSRGLKYSREYRSTEKKLAGLRRNARQHGNYYLEAKPKVAVVTRIRGIAKVPPKQRKILQLLRLRQIFNTVFVRLNKPMENMLRAVEPYIAYGYPSLSTVRAMVYKRGHLKINGQRVKITDNQMIKDKYHNDDIVCAEDIVNQIYACGKHFRTVTNGLWPFKLAPPAGGMRQKRRHFVEGGDYGNRDTLINRFLARMI from the coding sequence ATGCCCGCTAAAGCTGTTCCCGCCCCGGAGTCTGCGATCAAGCGCGCTGCCttcaagcagcagcagacggAGAACTTCAAGAAGGCGATCGCTGCGAACAAAGTGGCGGCGGCTGCCCTGAAGAAACTTGCGTACAGTCGTGGTCTCAAGTACTCTCGTGAGTACCGCTCCACCGAGAAGAAGCTTGCTGGCTTGCGTCGGAACGCGAGGCAGCACGGTAACTACTACCTTGAGGCAAAACCAAAGGTAGCTGTTGTCACCCGTATTCGCGGTATTGCGAAGGTGCCACCAAAGCAGCGCAAGATCCTGCAGCTTCTGAGGCTCCGTCAGATCTTCAATACTGTGTTCGTGCGGTTGAATAAACCAATGGAGAATATGCTCCGCGCAGTGGAGCCGTACATTGCGTATGGCTATCCGTCATTGAGTACGGTACGCGCGATGGTGTACAAGCGTGGGCACTTGAAGATCAACGGTCAGCGTGTGAAGATCACCGATAACCAGATGATTAAGGACAAGTACCACAACGATGATATCGTCTGTGCCGAAGACATTGTTAACCAGATCTACGCCTGCGGTAAGCACTTCCGGACTGTGACGAATGGTTTGTGGCCCTTCAAGCTTGCGCCCCCTGCTGGTGGCATGCGGCAAAAGCGCCGTCACTTCGTCGAGGGTGGTGATTACGGCAACCGTGACACATTGATCAACCGCTTCCTCGCGCGTATGATCTAA
- a CDS encoding 60S ribosomal protein L7, putative, with translation MFMTGLILLGKGREVMPAKAVPAPESAIKRAAFKQQQTENFKKAIAANKVAAAALKKLAYSRGLKYSREYRSTEKKLAGLRRNARQHGNYYLEAKPKVAVVTRIRGIAKVPPKQRKILQLLRLRQIFNTVFVRLNKPMENMLRAVEPYIAYGYPSLSTVRAMVYKRGHLKINGQRVKITDNQMIKDKYHNDDIVCAEDIVNQIYACGKHFRTVTNGLWPFKLAPPAGGMRQKRRHFVEGGDYGNRDTLINRFLARMI, from the coding sequence ATGTTTATGACGGGACTCATACTGTTAGGAAAAGGTAGAGAAGTTATGCCCGCTAAAGCTGTTCCCGCCCCGGAGTCTGCGATCAAGCGCGCTGCCttcaagcagcagcagacggAGAACTTCAAGAAGGCGATCGCTGCGAACAAAGTGGCGGCGGCTGCCCTGAAGAAACTTGCGTACAGTCGTGGTCTCAAGTACTCTCGTGAGTACCGCTCCACCGAGAAGAAGCTTGCTGGCTTGCGTCGGAACGCGAGGCAGCACGGTAACTACTACCTTGAGGCAAAACCAAAGGTAGCTGTTGTCACCCGTATTCGCGGTATTGCGAAGGTGCCACCAAAGCAGCGCAAGATCCTGCAGCTTCTGAGGCTCCGTCAGATCTTCAATACTGTGTTCGTGCGGTTGAATAAACCAATGGAGAATATGCTCCGCGCAGTGGAGCCGTACATTGCGTATGGCTATCCGTCATTGAGTACGGTACGCGCGATGGTGTACAAGCGTGGGCACTTGAAGATCAACGGTCAGCGTGTGAAGATCACCGATAACCAGATGATTAAGGACAAGTACCACAACGATGATATCGTCTGTGCCGAAGACATTGTTAACCAGATCTACGCCTGCGGTAAGCACTTCCGGACTGTGACGAATGGTTTGTGGCCCTTCAAGCTTGCGCCCCCTGCTGGTGGCATGCGGCAAAAGCGCCGTCACTTCGTCGAGGGTGGTGATTACGGCAACCGTGACACATTGATCAACCGCTTCCTCGCGCGTATGATCTAA
- a CDS encoding adenine phosphoribosyltransferase, putative, producing MSLVEVLPNYFTLSKDSPLRKKFEKVYKWYSPAFSPHDVPRFAEVGNITENPEVMRGIRDFFVDRYKNLQQPITHILGFDSRGFLLGPMIAVELNVPFVLIRKANKIAGVIIKSEPYTKEYAAESEECMTVRFGSFDKNSRVVLIDDVIATGGTMLAGVQLVDACGATLVEVAGILGLTFLKGTQPAHTFAGGRYSNVPFVTLVDETVLSDENCGDPLHHKGSRIISCAEAKKLI from the coding sequence ATGTCACTTGTGGAGGTTTTGCCGAACTACTTCACTCTTTCGAAGGACTCACCCCTTCGGAAGAAGTTCGAAAAGGTGTACAAATGGTATTCACCAGCCTTTTCGCCTCACGATGTTCCGCGCTTTGCTGAGGTGGGGAATATCACCGAAAATCCTGAAGTGATGCGCGGCATTCGAGACTTCTTCGTTGACCGCTATAAAAATCTTCAGCAGCCCATCACCCACATTTTGGGGTTTGACTCTCGTGGTTTTCTGCTTGGACCAATGATTGCAGTGGAGCTGAACGTGCCTTTTGTACTGATAAGGAAGGCGAACAAAATCGCTGGTGTTATCATTAAGAGTGAACCTTACACGAAGGAATACGCCGCAGAATCAGAGGAGTGCATGACCGTTCGCTTCGGGAGCTTTGACAAGAATTCTCGCGTTGTTCTCATCGATGATGTGATTGCCACTGGTGGTACCATGCTTGCGGGAGTGCAACTTGTTGATGCATGTGGTGCCACTCTTGTGGAAGTGGCGGGTATTCTCGGCCTCACTTTCCTCAAAGGAACGCAACCCGCCCATACATTTGCGGGAGGTCGGTACAGTAATGTTCCATTTGTCACTCTTGTGGATGAAACTGTCCTTTCTGATGAAAACTGTGGCGATCCTCTTCATCACAAGGGATCCCGCATAATAAGCTGCGCCGAGGCAAAAAAATTGATTTAA